The segment AGCGGGTGCTGGCCCTGCGGCTCGGCGTCACCGACTTCTGCTCCGCGTACGGGCTGCGCCGCTCGCCCGACATGACCGCGTACGACGTCCGGATCGTCGCCTCGGTCATCGCCGACCTGGTCAATGTGCTGGGGCGGGCCGACGGCACCGGCTTCACGATCACCGGTCCGGTGTGGGAGTACTTCAAGCACTCCGAGCGCATGTTCAAGCCGCTGCTGCGCCACAGCCCCTTCGTCCCCGAGGCGGTCGACCTGCGCCAGTCCCTGATCCAGCACGACATGGACGGGCTGCTGCGCGAGATCGAGCTCGACCGCACGAACGGCCTCCAGGGCAAGACCTGCATCCATCCGTCGCACGTACTGCCCGTGCACGCGCTCAACGTCGTCTCGCACGAGGAGTGGAGCGACGCCGTCGACATCCTCCACGAGGACCGCAGCGGCGGCGGCGTCCTGCGTTCGGCCTACACCAACAAAATGAACGAGGTGAAGCCGCACCGCGCCTGGGCCGAGCGCACCCTGCGGCGCGCCGAGGTCTTCGGCGTGGCCCGCGACGAGATCGGCTTCGTCGAGCTGCTGTCCGCGTGCGTGCCCGCGTGACGGGCCCGACCGGCGTCTGGACCGGCCAGTGGGTCGCCGACCGCCTCGGCATCGAGCTGAGCGGTGACGGCATCCGCGAGCTGCTCGGGCTCGCCCTGCGCCGCAACCCCAAGCGGGCCCACCTGCTGGTGTCGAACGTGCTCGGCAAGCACGTCCCCCAGCGGCCCGCCGTCGTCCACGCCGCCGGGCACGGCCTGGGGGTGCGGGTGCGGGCCCTGCTGGGTGACGACGACGCCGCCCGGTCCGTCGTCCTCGGCTACGCCGAGACCGCCACCGGGCTCGGCCACGCCGTCGCGGACGGCCTCGCCCTCGCCCCGTACCTGCACTCCACCCGCCGCCCCGTCGCCGGCGTCCGCACGGCCGGCGGCTTCGAGGAGAGCCACAGCCACGCCACCTCGCACCTGCTCCTCCCGGAGGACCCGGGGCTCCTGGCGGGTGACGGGCCGCTCGTGCTGGTCGACGACGAGTTCTCGACCGGCAACACCGTGCTCAACACGATCACCGACCTGCACGCGCGGTACCCGCGTGAGCGGTACGTCGTCGTGGCGCTCGTCGACATGCGGTCGGAAGCGGACCGGGGGCGCCTGCGGGACTTCGCGGCGGAGCTCGGCGCGCGGGTCGACCTCATCGCGCTCGGCTCCGGCACGGTCCTCCTGCCGGAGGGGGTGCTTGAGCGGGGGCAAGCGCTGGTGGCGGCCCACGAGGGGCTTTCCCCCACCCCGCCCCTTCCCGAAACCGGGGCTTCGCCCCGGACCCCACTGGGGGCTTCGCCCCCAGACCCCCAGTCCTCAAACGCCGGACGGGCTGAGTTTGTCGACCTCGGCTGGCCGGCCGGCCTCCCCGACGGCGGCCGCCACGGCTTCACCCCCGCCCACCGCACCCGCCTCGACGCCGCCCTCCCCGCCATGGCGGCCAAGCTCGCCGCCGCGCTCCCGCGAACAGCGCGCCGCGTGCTCGTCCTCGGCAACGAGGAGCTGATGTACGCCCCGCTGCGGCTCGCGCAGGCCATGGAGGAGGCCCTCGGGGGCGAGGCGGAGGTCCGGTTCTCCACGACCACGCGGTCGCCCGTGCTGGCGGTGGACGACCCGGGGTACGCGATCCGCACACGTATCGTCTTCCCTGACCACGACAATCCGGCCGATGGCGACGGCGAACGCTACGCGTACAACGTCGCGGGCGGCGGCTTCGACGCGATCGTCGCCGTCGTGGACTCGGCGGGGGACACCCCCGCCCTGCAAGCCCCGGACGGGCTGCTCGCGCGGCTCGCCGGACACACAGAAAGGCTGCTGCTCGCCGTGGTGCCCTCGTACACGCCCAGCGCGCTCCCCTCCCCCCTGCGCGGCCCCGCCTTCTCCTCCTACGCGCCGGAGGAGGTCGGCTGGCTGCTGAAGGACCTGTCGGAGACGGAGCTGGAGGCGCCGACGGAGGAGCGGGAAGAGGCGATCCAGAGCGGGGGCGCGCACTACGCGGAGTCGCTGCCGGTGGAGTACCAGCCGAGCGCGGAGTACCAGGCGCTGTTCAGGGCCGCGCTGGACACCTCGGCGGGCCGGATGGCGCGGGCGGTCGGCGCGGTGACGGAGCTGGTGCTGGCGGAGCGGGGCCCGGACGCGGTGCTGGTGTCGCTGGCCAGGGCCGGAACCCCGGTCGGGGTGCTGATGCGCCGGTGGGCGCGGCACGCGCACGGCCTGGAGCTGCCGCACTACGCCGTCTCGATCGTGCGGGGCCGCGGCATCGACACCACGGCGCTGCGCTGGCTCGCCGAGCACCACGACCCGGCCCAGGTGGTCTTCGTGGACGGCTGGACCGGCAAGGGCGCGATCACCCGCGAGCTGGCCGAGGCCGTCAAGCCGTACGGGAGCTTCGACCCGGAGATCGCCGTGCTCGCCGACCCCGGCGGCTGCGTACGCACCTACGGCACCCGGGACGACTTCCTGATCCCCTCCGCGTGCCTCAACTCGACCGTGTCCGGGCTGATCTCCCGCACCGTGCTGCGCGCCGACCTGATCGGGCCGGACGACTTCCACGGCGCGAAGTTCTACCGCGAGCTGGCGGGCGCGGATGTCTCCGGGCTCTTCCTCGACACGGTCGAGGCGCGCTTCGCGGAGGTCGGCGACGAGGTCGCGCACGACGTCAAGGCACTGCAGGCCGCCGACCGCAGCCCCACCTGGGAGGGCTGGGCGGCGGTCGAGCGGATCAGCGAGGAGTACGGCATCAACGATGTCAACCTCGTCAAACCGGGGGTCGGGGAGACCACGCGCGTGCTGCTGCGCCGCGTGCCCTGGAAGATCCTCGCCCAGCGCGGCGCCGGCGCCGACCTGGATCATGTACGCCTGCTCGCCGAGCAGCGCGGCGTCCCCGTGGAGGAGGTGGACGGCCTGCCCTACTCGTGTGTCGGGCTCATCCACCCCCGCTTCACGCGGGGCGCGACCGGCACGGACGGCAAGGCGGTAGCGGCGAAGTGACCACTACGAATCTCAAGCGGGTCCTGGTCGCCAGCGACCTCGACCGCACCCTCATCTACTCCCCCTCCGCGCTCGCGTTGAGCATGCCCGACGAGTACGCCCCCCGGCTGCTCTGCGTCGAGGTCAACGAGGCGCGCCCGCTGTCCTTCATGACCGAGACCGCGGCCGACCTCGTCCAACGGCTCGCCGTCGCCGCGGAGTTCGTCCCCGCCACGACGCGCACGCGCAAGCAGTACCGGCGCATCAACCTCCCCGGGCCGATCCCGCGCTTCGCCATCTGCGCCAACGGCGGCCACATCCTCGTCAAGGGGCACACCGACCACGACTGGAACGCCGAGATGCGCCGCCGTCTGGCCGACGGCTCGGTGCCGCTCGCCGAGGTGCGCGAGCACCTCGCCGCGAACGCCGACCCGGCATGGCTGCGCAAGGAGCGCGTCGCGGAGGACCTGTTCGTCTACCTGGTCGTCGAGCGCGGCCTGATCTCCGAGGGCTGGGTCAAGGAGTTCTCCGGCTGGGCGGACGAGCGCGGCTGGACGGTCTCCCTGCAGGGCCGCAAGATCTACGCCGTCCCCAAGCCGCTCACCAAGAGCGCGGCCCTGGAGGAGGTCGTCCGCCGCACCGGCGCCGACCACGTGCTCGCCGCGGGGGATTCCCTGCTCGACGCCGACCTCCTGATGGCGGCCCACGCGGGCTGGCGCCCGGGCCACGGCGAACTCGCCGACAGCGGCTGGTCCGCCCCGCACGTCGAGCCGCTGG is part of the Streptomyces sp. NBC_01262 genome and harbors:
- a CDS encoding HpcH/HpaI aldolase/citrate lyase family protein, which encodes MRHFGHLAPDVRDELFHREPQEFTSDSPARTLAVALGATLYSPATRTTLADAVLKQAAQGVVSMVLCLEDSIDDREVEGAEENLVRQFADLAARADRDQLPLLFIRVRTPEQISDLVRRLGDDVRLLSGFVLPKFTEETGVPFLEALTAAELACGRRLFAMPVLESPQLLHLETRTETLYGISRTVDKYRERVLALRLGVTDFCSAYGLRRSPDMTAYDVRIVASVIADLVNVLGRADGTGFTITGPVWEYFKHSERMFKPLLRHSPFVPEAVDLRQSLIQHDMDGLLREIELDRTNGLQGKTCIHPSHVLPVHALNVVSHEEWSDAVDILHEDRSGGGVLRSAYTNKMNEVKPHRAWAERTLRRAEVFGVARDEIGFVELLSACVPA
- a CDS encoding phosphoribosyltransferase, which produces MTGPTGVWTGQWVADRLGIELSGDGIRELLGLALRRNPKRAHLLVSNVLGKHVPQRPAVVHAAGHGLGVRVRALLGDDDAARSVVLGYAETATGLGHAVADGLALAPYLHSTRRPVAGVRTAGGFEESHSHATSHLLLPEDPGLLAGDGPLVLVDDEFSTGNTVLNTITDLHARYPRERYVVVALVDMRSEADRGRLRDFAAELGARVDLIALGSGTVLLPEGVLERGQALVAAHEGLSPTPPLPETGASPRTPLGASPPDPQSSNAGRAEFVDLGWPAGLPDGGRHGFTPAHRTRLDAALPAMAAKLAAALPRTARRVLVLGNEELMYAPLRLAQAMEEALGGEAEVRFSTTTRSPVLAVDDPGYAIRTRIVFPDHDNPADGDGERYAYNVAGGGFDAIVAVVDSAGDTPALQAPDGLLARLAGHTERLLLAVVPSYTPSALPSPLRGPAFSSYAPEEVGWLLKDLSETELEAPTEEREEAIQSGGAHYAESLPVEYQPSAEYQALFRAALDTSAGRMARAVGAVTELVLAERGPDAVLVSLARAGTPVGVLMRRWARHAHGLELPHYAVSIVRGRGIDTTALRWLAEHHDPAQVVFVDGWTGKGAITRELAEAVKPYGSFDPEIAVLADPGGCVRTYGTRDDFLIPSACLNSTVSGLISRTVLRADLIGPDDFHGAKFYRELAGADVSGLFLDTVEARFAEVGDEVAHDVKALQAADRSPTWEGWAAVERISEEYGINDVNLVKPGVGETTRVLLRRVPWKILAQRGAGADLDHVRLLAEQRGVPVEEVDGLPYSCVGLIHPRFTRGATGTDGKAVAAK
- a CDS encoding HAD family hydrolase; translation: MTTTNLKRVLVASDLDRTLIYSPSALALSMPDEYAPRLLCVEVNEARPLSFMTETAADLVQRLAVAAEFVPATTRTRKQYRRINLPGPIPRFAICANGGHILVKGHTDHDWNAEMRRRLADGSVPLAEVREHLAANADPAWLRKERVAEDLFVYLVVERGLISEGWVKEFSGWADERGWTVSLQGRKIYAVPKPLTKSAALEEVVRRTGADHVLAAGDSLLDADLLMAAHAGWRPGHGELADSGWSAPHVEPLAIAGVAAGEEMLRRMLAVAEA